From Streptomyces qinzhouensis, one genomic window encodes:
- a CDS encoding FtsW/RodA/SpoVE family cell cycle protein, with product MSVVTNTTTIGAIDAPSRRNTELMLLGIAVAIAVFAYVNVGLAIDGKLPAGVFGYTAGITLLAAVAHLVVRKFAKYADPLLLPLAVVLNGIGLVMIWRLDQSKRLIKRAEAAWGSFSPDAPKQMLYSAIGIALFVGVLVLLKDHRILQRYTYISMAVALVLLVLPMFFPARNGARIWISLGPINIQPGEFAKIIIAVFFSGYLMVKRDALALASRRFLGLYLPRGRDLGPILVVWAMSILILVFETDLGTSLLFFGMFVIMLYVATERTSWIVFGLLMSGVGAVGVASISPHVGARVDAWLDPFDCATAACDQVSNSIMSFGAGGTLGTGLGQGNSDLIGFATNSDFILATVGEEFGLAGMMAFLMLYGLIVERGIRTALAARDPFGKLLAVGLSGAFAIQVFVVAGGVMGLIPLTGMTMPFVAAGGSSVIANWALIAILIRISDTARRPAPAPAPSSDAEMTQVVRP from the coding sequence ATGAGCGTTGTCACCAACACCACCACGATCGGCGCGATCGACGCGCCGAGCCGCCGCAACACCGAGCTGATGCTGCTCGGGATCGCGGTGGCCATCGCGGTCTTCGCGTACGTCAACGTGGGACTCGCCATCGACGGCAAGCTGCCCGCGGGCGTCTTCGGCTACACCGCGGGGATCACCCTGCTGGCCGCCGTGGCCCATCTGGTGGTGCGCAAGTTCGCCAAGTACGCCGATCCGCTGCTGCTGCCGCTGGCGGTGGTCCTCAACGGCATCGGGCTGGTGATGATCTGGCGGCTGGACCAGTCCAAGCGGCTGATCAAGCGCGCCGAGGCGGCCTGGGGCTCGTTCTCCCCAGATGCCCCCAAGCAGATGCTGTACTCGGCGATCGGGATCGCGCTCTTCGTCGGAGTGCTGGTCCTGCTCAAGGACCACCGGATCCTCCAGCGCTATACGTACATCTCCATGGCGGTGGCGCTGGTGCTGCTGGTGCTGCCGATGTTCTTCCCGGCCCGTAACGGCGCCCGGATCTGGATCAGCCTCGGCCCGATCAATATCCAGCCCGGCGAGTTCGCGAAGATCATCATCGCGGTCTTCTTCTCCGGCTATCTGATGGTGAAACGAGACGCGCTGGCACTGGCCAGCCGCCGTTTCCTCGGCCTCTATCTGCCGCGCGGCCGGGACCTGGGCCCGATCCTCGTGGTCTGGGCGATGTCGATCCTGATCCTGGTCTTCGAGACCGACCTCGGCACCTCCCTGCTGTTCTTCGGCATGTTCGTGATCATGCTGTACGTGGCCACCGAGCGGACCAGCTGGATCGTCTTCGGTCTGCTGATGTCCGGGGTCGGCGCGGTCGGCGTGGCATCGATCTCCCCGCATGTCGGCGCCCGCGTCGACGCCTGGCTCGACCCCTTCGACTGCGCCACGGCCGCCTGTGACCAGGTCTCCAACTCGATCATGTCCTTCGGGGCCGGCGGCACCCTCGGCACCGGCCTGGGCCAGGGCAATTCCGATCTGATCGGCTTCGCCACCAACTCCGACTTCATCCTCGCCACGGTCGGCGAGGAGTTCGGCCTCGCCGGAATGATGGCGTTCCTGATGCTGTACGGGCTGATCGTGGAGCGCGGTATCCGTACGGCGCTGGCCGCCCGGGACCCCTTCGGCAAGCTGCTGGCGGTCGGCCTCTCCGGCGCCTTCGCGATCCAGGTGTTCGTCGTCGCCGGCGGTGTGATGGGCCTGATCCCGCTGACCGGTATGACGATGCCGTTCGTCGCGGCCGGCGGCTCGTCCGTGATCGCCAACTGGGCACTGATCGCCATTCTGATCCGGATCAGCGATACCGCGCGCCGCCCGGCCCCGGCCCCCGCTCCCTCCTCCGACGCCGAGATGACCCAGGTGGTCCGCCCGTGA
- a CDS encoding PP2C family protein-serine/threonine phosphatase — protein MSLSLRFAAGSHKGMIREGNEDSGYAGPRLLAIADGMGGQAAGEVASSEVISSLVGLDDDVPGSDIITALGTAVQRANEQLRVMVEEDPQLEGMGTTLTALLWTGQRLGLVHVGDSRAYLLRDGVLTQITQDHTWVQRLVDEGRITEEEATTHPQRSLLMRALGSGDHVEPDLSIREVRVGDRYLVCSDGLSGVVSHQTMEDTLAGYQGPQETIQDLIQLALRGGGPDNITCIVADVLDTEADDGLAGRLSDTPVVVGAVAENQYPLNDGGAMQTPAGRASGLGRPAPPAGGFGPPGSGGRGGYGGPTPDGSQDAYDDVYDGDYDKPRSAGRKWLTRSLGTALALAVVGGALYGGHRWTQTQYYVGTKDGHVALYQGIDQDLGWIALSKVKTDHPEIELKYLPAYQQKQVEGTIAQDSLGRAQAKIAELSVQATACRKDEERRKASAQAAARAAAAADAEKARKAAKGDSKTTEKPPTTASPAPGPTLSEEEQKLASNCGKQ, from the coding sequence ATGAGTCTGTCTCTGCGCTTCGCCGCCGGATCCCACAAGGGCATGATCCGCGAGGGCAACGAGGACTCCGGCTACGCCGGTCCCCGGCTGCTCGCGATCGCCGACGGCATGGGCGGCCAGGCGGCCGGCGAGGTCGCCTCCTCCGAGGTCATCTCCTCCCTCGTCGGGCTCGACGACGACGTCCCCGGCTCCGACATCATCACCGCCCTCGGCACCGCGGTGCAGCGCGCCAATGAGCAGCTGCGCGTGATGGTCGAGGAGGACCCCCAGCTGGAGGGCATGGGCACCACCCTGACCGCCCTGCTGTGGACGGGTCAGCGGCTCGGTCTGGTCCATGTCGGCGACTCCCGCGCGTATCTGCTGCGCGACGGTGTGCTCACCCAGATCACCCAGGACCACACCTGGGTCCAGCGGCTGGTCGACGAGGGCCGGATCACCGAGGAGGAGGCCACCACGCATCCGCAGCGCTCGCTGCTGATGCGCGCGCTGGGCAGCGGCGACCACGTCGAGCCGGATCTGTCGATCCGCGAGGTCCGCGTCGGTGACCGCTATCTGGTCTGCTCCGACGGACTGTCGGGAGTGGTGTCCCACCAGACGATGGAGGACACCCTCGCGGGCTACCAGGGCCCCCAGGAGACCATCCAGGACCTGATCCAGCTGGCCCTGCGCGGCGGCGGTCCCGACAACATCACCTGCATCGTCGCCGATGTCCTCGACACCGAGGCCGACGACGGGCTCGCGGGCCGGCTCAGCGACACCCCGGTAGTCGTCGGCGCGGTCGCCGAGAACCAGTACCCGCTCAACGACGGCGGCGCCATGCAGACCCCGGCCGGACGCGCGTCCGGACTGGGCCGTCCGGCGCCCCCCGCGGGCGGCTTCGGCCCGCCCGGCAGCGGCGGCCGGGGCGGCTACGGGGGCCCCACCCCCGACGGCAGCCAGGACGCGTACGACGACGTCTACGACGGCGACTACGACAAGCCGCGTTCGGCGGGCCGCAAGTGGCTGACCCGGTCGCTGGGCACCGCCCTGGCGCTGGCCGTCGTCGGCGGCGCGCTGTACGGCGGCCACCGCTGGACCCAGACCCAGTACTACGTCGGTACCAAGGACGGGCATGTCGCCCTCTACCAGGGCATCGACCAGGATCTGGGGTGGATCGCGCTCTCGAAGGTGAAGACCGACCATCCCGAGATCGAACTCAAGTACCTACCGGCCTACCAGCAGAAGCAGGTCGAGGGCACGATCGCGCAGGACAGCCTGGGCCGGGCCCAGGCGAAGATCGCCGAGCTCTCCGTCCAGGCGACCGCCTGCCGGAAGGACGAGGAGCGCCGCAAGGCCTCCGCGCAGGCCGCCGCCAGGGCCGCCGCGGCCGCCGATGCCGAAAAGGCGCGGAAGGCCGCCAAGGGCGACAGCAAGACCACCGAAAAGCCGCCGACCACCGCTTCTCCCGCTCCGGGTCCCACCCTCTCGGAGGAGGAGCAGAAGCTGGCCTCGAACTGCGGTAAGCAGTAA
- a CDS encoding FHA domain-containing protein FhaB/FipA: MSELTLTVMRLGFLAVLWLFVIVAVQVIRSDLFGTRVTQRGSRRGAEPRPQQRQAAAAPPPQRQQQPPPSGGRQRRGAPTKLIVTEGTLTGTTVALQGQTISLGRAHDSTIVLDDDYASSRHARIYPDRDGQWIVEDLGSTNGTYLDRTRLTTPTPIPPGAPIRIGKTVIELRK, encoded by the coding sequence ATGTCAGAGCTGACCCTGACGGTCATGCGGCTGGGTTTCCTGGCCGTTCTGTGGCTGTTCGTCATCGTGGCCGTCCAGGTCATCCGCAGCGACCTGTTCGGTACGCGGGTCACCCAGCGCGGTTCGCGCCGCGGTGCCGAGCCGCGGCCACAGCAGCGCCAGGCCGCCGCGGCCCCACCGCCGCAGCGCCAGCAGCAGCCGCCGCCGTCCGGCGGCCGGCAGCGGCGCGGCGCCCCGACCAAGCTGATCGTCACCGAGGGCACCCTCACCGGGACCACGGTCGCGCTCCAGGGCCAGACGATCAGCCTCGGCCGGGCACACGACTCCACGATCGTGCTGGACGACGACTACGCGTCCAGCAGGCATGCCAGGATCTACCCGGACCGTGACGGCCAGTGGATCGTCGAGGACCTCGGGTCCACCAACGGCACCTATCTCGACCGGACCCGGCTCACCACCCCGACCCCGATTCCGCCGGGCGCGCCGATCCGGATCGGCAAGACCGTCATCGAGCTGCGGAAGTAG
- a CDS encoding FhaA domain-containing protein, protein MGVLKRFEQRLEGMVNGTFAKVFKSEVQPVEIAGALQRECDNNATIWNRDRTVVPNDFIVELSTPDYERLSPYSGQLGDELAGLVRDYAKQQRYTFMGPIKVHLEKADDLDTGLYRVRSRTLASSTSQSSDRGPERGGAGYPSRAAGPAGGPPGAPPMPSTPPPGGGRPGLAAVGSDRRPGGPGPLPGAQVRCWIEINGTRHQISRATLVLGRSTEADVRIDDPGVSRRHCEIRTGTPPTIQDLGSTNGIVVDGQHTTRATLRDGSRIVVGSTTIVYRQAEG, encoded by the coding sequence ATGGGAGTTCTGAAGCGTTTCGAGCAGCGTCTCGAAGGTATGGTCAACGGCACCTTCGCCAAGGTGTTCAAGTCCGAGGTCCAGCCCGTGGAGATCGCCGGCGCGCTCCAGCGCGAGTGCGACAACAACGCCACGATCTGGAACCGCGACCGCACGGTCGTACCCAATGACTTCATCGTCGAGCTGAGCACCCCCGACTACGAGCGGCTGAGCCCGTACTCGGGCCAGCTCGGCGACGAGTTGGCCGGTCTGGTGCGGGACTACGCCAAGCAGCAGCGCTACACCTTCATGGGCCCCATCAAGGTCCATCTGGAGAAGGCCGACGATCTGGACACCGGGCTCTACCGGGTCCGCAGCCGAACCCTCGCGTCGAGTACGTCACAGTCGTCCGACCGCGGCCCCGAGCGCGGCGGTGCCGGTTATCCGTCCCGCGCCGCGGGCCCCGCGGGCGGCCCGCCCGGCGCACCTCCCATGCCGTCCACGCCGCCCCCCGGCGGCGGGCGCCCCGGCCTCGCGGCCGTAGGCTCCGACCGCAGGCCCGGCGGACCGGGCCCGCTGCCCGGAGCCCAGGTCAGGTGCTGGATCGAGATCAACGGCACCCGCCACCAGATCTCCCGCGCGACGCTGGTGCTGGGTCGCAGTACCGAAGCCGATGTGCGGATCGACGACCCCGGCGTCTCGCGCCGGCACTGTGAGATCCGGACCGGAACGCCCCCGACGATCCAGGATCTCGGATCCACCAACGGCATCGTGGTGGACGGGCAGCACACCACCCGCGCTACGCTCCGCGACGGCTCGCGGATCGTCGTGGGCAGCACCACCATCGTTTACCGGCAAGCCGAAGGGTGA
- a CDS encoding sensor histidine kinase, with amino-acid sequence MKHGADRLRRGWDWLMEPDPWSRRSPWKESGYALLLAVVSVGAGLLMREASPVGLGFFGAGVVVLALLRRRFPATVFLVTSACAGPLAAGIFVLTPMAWSAGRRIESSGRTLAAFVGAYVLLSVSGLLLGGDTGLSTVLGMVLSALIYLALVIVPGLAGRYLAQRQTLLDTLRERNAQLLRESRMVAGQARLLERQRIAQDMHDSLGHQLALIAVHTGALEVDSELTDRQREAVGVLRQASVGAMHELREVVGILREGEQPEAAAVDESGRAVRGTAGVAALVAAARGAGRQVVLRHTGERRPLAAAADHAAYRIVQESLTNAYKHAPGASIAVELRYEPDSLVVEIVNGPAGPGRAGEVVSGGQGLTGLRERARLVGGIVHAGAADGGGFRVAGVLPYGTGEKAPFVVPEDDFPRQSADGSPSEGVPAMNWNVSGQEPVMGEMYGAGGGRRNTLGGVGLGCGIAMLVVVVIGAAVAVGGYFLVKSAGDNLVSKERYEEIAVGTAEEDVRKEMPSGGSFWTSGIRDAEGHPKKPENSECLVVVSEESASEFDREAVFRFCFRDGKLIEKASYEVTVDL; translated from the coding sequence ATGAAGCACGGGGCGGACCGACTGCGGCGGGGCTGGGACTGGCTGATGGAGCCTGATCCGTGGTCGCGCCGTTCCCCCTGGAAGGAGTCGGGGTACGCGCTGCTCCTGGCGGTGGTGTCCGTCGGGGCCGGGCTGCTGATGCGTGAGGCGTCCCCGGTGGGTCTCGGCTTTTTCGGGGCGGGTGTGGTGGTGCTCGCGCTGCTGCGGCGGCGTTTTCCCGCGACTGTGTTCCTGGTCACGAGCGCCTGCGCGGGGCCGCTGGCCGCCGGCATCTTCGTGCTGACGCCGATGGCCTGGTCGGCGGGGCGCCGGATCGAATCGTCCGGGCGGACGCTGGCCGCTTTCGTCGGCGCGTACGTCCTGCTGAGCGTGAGCGGGTTGCTGCTGGGCGGTGACACGGGTCTTTCGACGGTCTTGGGCATGGTGCTGAGCGCCCTGATCTATCTCGCCCTGGTCATCGTGCCGGGGCTCGCGGGCCGCTATCTGGCCCAGCGGCAGACGCTGCTGGACACGCTCCGGGAGCGCAATGCCCAGTTGCTGCGGGAGAGCCGGATGGTGGCGGGGCAGGCCCGGCTGCTGGAGCGGCAGCGGATCGCGCAGGACATGCACGACAGCCTCGGGCATCAGCTGGCGCTGATCGCCGTGCACACGGGGGCGCTGGAGGTGGACTCCGAGCTGACCGACCGGCAGCGGGAGGCCGTGGGGGTGCTGCGGCAGGCCTCCGTGGGCGCCATGCACGAGCTGCGGGAGGTCGTCGGCATCCTGCGGGAGGGCGAGCAGCCCGAGGCGGCGGCGGTCGACGAGTCGGGGCGGGCCGTGCGGGGCACGGCAGGGGTGGCGGCGCTGGTGGCGGCCGCCCGGGGCGCGGGCAGGCAGGTGGTGCTGCGGCATACCGGGGAGCGGCGTCCACTGGCCGCGGCGGCGGATCACGCGGCGTACCGGATCGTCCAGGAGTCGCTCACCAATGCGTACAAGCATGCTCCGGGCGCGTCGATCGCGGTGGAGCTGCGGTACGAGCCCGATTCGCTGGTGGTGGAGATCGTCAACGGTCCGGCGGGGCCGGGGCGGGCGGGGGAGGTCGTCAGCGGGGGGCAGGGCCTGACCGGGCTGCGGGAGCGGGCCCGGCTGGTCGGCGGCATCGTCCATGCGGGCGCCGCCGACGGTGGTGGTTTCCGGGTGGCGGGGGTGCTGCCGTACGGGACGGGGGAGAAGGCGCCTTTCGTCGTACCGGAGGACGACTTTCCGCGGCAGTCCGCGGACGGCTCCCCGAGCGAGGGTGTTCCGGCGATGAACTGGAATGTGTCGGGACAGGAGCCGGTGATGGGCGAGATGTACGGGGCCGGCGGCGGACGCCGCAACACGCTGGGCGGGGTCGGGCTGGGATGTGGCATAGCGATGCTGGTGGTGGTGGTGATCGGGGCCGCGGTCGCGGTCGGGGGGTACTTCCTCGTCAAGTCGGCCGGCGACAACCTGGTGAGCAAGGAGCGGTACGAGGAGATCGCGGTCGGCACGGCCGAGGAGGACGTACGGAAGGAGATGCCGTCCGGGGGCTCCTTCTGGACCTCGGGAATCCGTGATGCCGAGGGACACCCGAAGAAGCCCGAGAACTCCGAATGTCTGGTGGTGGTCTCGGAAGAGAGCGCCAGTGAATTCGACCGTGAGGCGGTGTTCAGGTTCTGCTTCCGGGACGGCAAGCTGATCGAAAAGGCCTCGTACGAGGTGACGGTGGATCTCTGA